Within Deltaproteobacteria bacterium, the genomic segment ACATCATTGTCTTTGAATTCCCCGAGGACCCCTCCAAGGACTTCATCAAGCGCGTCATCGGCGTGCCCGGCGACGTGATCGAGATCAAGGACAAGCAGGTCTTTCTCAACGGCGTGCTGCAAAACGAGTCCTATATCCAGCACACGGACACGGCCAACAATGCAACCATGCGTCGTGACAATTTCGGGCCGGTCATGGTGCCCGAGGACAAGTATTTCGTCATGGGCGACAACCGCGACGAATCCTATGATTCCCGTTTCTGGGGATTCGTGGACCGCGAAAAAATCGAGGGCAAGGCCCTCATCCTGTACTGGTCCTGGGCCAGCCTGACCGACATCCGCTGGGAACGCATCGGGCAACTGGTGGAATAGGCCCATGATCGCCAAGGTCGCCACCGCGGCGCTGTTGGGTATCGACGCGTTCACCATCGAACTCGAGGTGGACCTAGCCCGCTCCGGCATGCCGGCCTTCACCATGGTCGGCCTGGCCGAGGGCGCGGTGCGCGAGGCCAAGGAACGGGTCTTCGCGGCCCTCAAGAACACGGGCTTCCGGCTGCCGCCCAGCCGCATCACGGTGAATATCGCCCCGGCCGACATCCGCAAGGAAGGTTCGGGCTACGACCTGCCCCTGGCCCTGGGTCTTTTGGCCGGGGCCGAGCTGATTCCATCCGAAAAGCTCTCCGGCTTCTATCTGGCCGGGGAGCTTTCCCTTTCCGGGGAGCTCAAGCCCGTGCCCGGCATCCTGCCCCTGGCCCTGCGCGCCAGGGCGGCCGGAGCGAGGGGGCTGATCGTGCCCCGCGACAACGGCCAGGAAGCGGCCGTGGTGCAAGGCCTGCCCGTTTTCGCCTGCTCCAGCCTGGACGAGGTGATCCGCTTCGTGTTGGGCGAAGTCGAAATCACGCCCGCCATCTGCGCCGTGGACGATCTCTGGAACCGACGCGAAGTCTTCCTGAGGGATTTCGACGAGGTCAAAGGCCAGGAGCGGGCCAAGCGGGCCATCGAAATCGCCTGCGCCGGCAACCACAACCTGCTCTTTCTCGGCCCGCCAGGCAGCGGCAAGACCATGCTCTCCAGCCGCATTCCGACCGTGCTGCCGCCCTTGTCCTTTGACGAAGCCCTGGAAGTGACCAAAATCTATTCCGTGGCCGGAAAGCTGCCGCCGG encodes:
- the lepB gene encoding signal peptidase I, with the protein product MNPRWQTVLKEYAEALIVAFVLAFFIRSFVVQAFKIPSGSMLQTLQIGDHLLVTKFAYGVKIPFTDIMVVKRQGPERGDIIVFEFPEDPSKDFIKRVIGVPGDVIEIKDKQVFLNGVLQNESYIQHTDTANNATMRRDNFGPVMVPEDKYFVMGDNRDESYDSRFWGFVDREKIEGKALILYWSWASLTDIRWERIGQLVE
- a CDS encoding ATP-binding protein; the encoded protein is MIAKVATAALLGIDAFTIELEVDLARSGMPAFTMVGLAEGAVREAKERVFAALKNTGFRLPPSRITVNIAPADIRKEGSGYDLPLALGLLAGAELIPSEKLSGFYLAGELSLSGELKPVPGILPLALRARAAGARGLIVPRDNGQEAAVVQGLPVFACSSLDEVIRFVLGEVEITPAICAVDDLWNRREVFLRDFDEVKGQERAKRAIEIACAGNHNLLFLGPPGSGKTMLSSRIPTVLPPLSFDEALEVTKIYSVAGKLPPDQPLMVTRPFRSPHHTISDAGLIGGGQYPRPGELSLAHRGVLFLDELPEFKKHVLEVLRQPLEEGRVTISRAAISLEYPGDVMLVAAMNPCPCGYLGDEHHQCTCSPMQIQRYRSRLSGPLLDRIDLHVEVPAVPYRDLKQTKGGISSAVMRERIDQARAVQAARYAGLHFSSNSELSGQWLERHCALGETEHAFLESAVLRLGMSARAFTRVLRIARTIADLAKDRVLTVTHLAEALNYRTLDRQTRE